CGCCAGGGGGCTGCCGCCCCCTGGACCCCCGACCCAAACCCGCGTCTCCTTCTCGAACGGTGCCCGGGTTCACGCCCCCTCCTTCGTAGGGTGCGGGCGCAGGGGGCGGCCCCTCGCGACGGTCCAACGTCAAACCTGGGCGCGAACACCGGCTGCGGTCCCGGTCCCGGTCCCGGTCCCGGTCCCGGTCCCGGTCCCGGTCCCGGTCCCGGTCCCGGTCCCGGACCCGGACCCGGACCCGGACCCGGACCCGGACCCGGCGCCCGGTCCCGAAACCCGGCACCCGGTCCCGAATCCCGGTCCCGAGTCCCGGTCCCGAGTCCCGGTCCCGAGTCCCGGTCCCTGCGCCCGCCGCCCACAGCCGCAGGGTGATGGCCGCGGCGCGCGGGCGTCGGGCGGCGCTCTCCGTCCCTCGAAGCCCTTTTAAACCAGGGTCGCTTAAGCCCGCCCGGGGATCCTTGATGCACGCGCGCGAGGCCGACGGGGACGAGGTCTTCGTGGACGAGCTCGAGGCCGACCGCGCGCCCATCCGGGACCATTGCGGGGTCGCGGGCCTCGCGGCGCAGGGCCTCTCCTCGGCGCCGCCGCTCTACGCGATGCTGCGGGCGCTCCAGCACCGGGGTCAGGAATCGGCCGGCATCACGGTCATCCGGAAGGGCGGGGCCGCGACGCACAAGGCGATGGGCCTCGTCGAGAACGTGTTTCCGCGCGAAATCCTGAACGAGCCGGACTCGGGCGTCGGGATCGGGCACGTCCGGTACTCGACGACGGGCGGCTCCTTCCTCGAGAACGCGCAGCCGGTCGTCGTCTCGTCGTCCGCGGGCGACGTCGCGATCGCGCACAACGGCGACATCGTGAACTCGGGCCAGCTCCGCGAGGAGCTCAAGGCGAAGGGCTGGAGCTTCCTCACGACGAACGACACGGAGGTCGCGGTGCGCCTCCTCGCGAACGAGCTCGCGCACACCGAGAACCGCGTGAAGGCGATCCGCAACGTGGTCCGGCGTCTCACGGGCTCGTTCTCCCTCGTGATCCTCGTCGGCGGCGCGCTCTTCGCGGTGCGCGACCCGCTCGGCATCAAGCCGCTCTGCGTCGGCAAGCTCGCGGGCGGCGCGGGCCACGTCGTCGCGAGCGAGTCGACGGCGCTGAACGCGATCGGCGCGGACCTCGTGCGCGACGTCGAGCCGGGCGAGATCCTCGAAATCGCGCCCGAGAAGATCGTGCCCCACCCGCTCGGCCACCGCGACGAGGCCGCGCACTGCATGTTCGAGTACGTCTATTTCGCGCGCGCCGACAGCGTCATCGACCAGCGGCCGGTGTACGACGTGCGCCACCGCATCGGCCACGCGCTTGCGACGGAGGCCCCCGCGGACGCCGACATCGTCGTCCCGGTGCCCGACTCGGGCCGCACGCACGCGCTCGGGTACGCCGCGAAGAGCGGCCTCCCGTTCGTCGAGGGCCTGATGAAGAACCGCTACGTGCACCGCACGTTCATCATGCCCGACCAGAAGGACCGCGACCAGTCGGTCCGCATGAAGCTCAATCCCGTGCGATCGCAGATCCAGGGCAAGCGCGTCGTCCTCCTCGACGACAGCATCGTGCGCGGCACCACGATGCGCCGCATCGTCGCGATGCTGCGCGACGCCGGCGCGCGGGAGGTGCACGTGCGGATCGGCTCCCCGCCGATCATCGCCCCCTGCTACCTGGGGATCGACATGAACACGCGCCAGCAGCTCGTCGCGGCCGAGCATCCGATCGCCGAGATCCAGAAGCTCATCGGGGCGGACTCGCTCGCCTACCTGTCGCTCGACGGCCTCGTGAAGGCGATCGACCTGCCGCGCCGCGACCTCTGCATGGGCTGCCTCACGGGCGCCTACCCCGTGGAGATTCCGGGAGAGCAGCACCGCCGGCAGCAGCGGCTCTTCTAACGGCGTACCAGAAGGGTCTTTGCGCGATGCGCGGGCGGGCGGCGCATGCCCCGATCATCCGTCCGCGTCCTCGCGATCGCCGCGGGCCTCGTCTCGGTCTCCGTCCTCTCGGCCGGATGCCTCGAGGCCGTCGGCTTCGGCATCGGAACGTTCCGCCCCGGCGGCGAAGGCCACTTCGAGATCAAGCCCCCGCGCCTGGTCTACGCCCCCGGGGAGCGCTTCACCGCGAAGATCTTCTTCATCAACGACGCGCAGAAGGACGTGAAGTCGCCGCAGCTCGAATCCTTCGAATGGTTCCTCATCGGGCCCGAGGGGCCCGTCGGCCACGGATGGATCGACCAGTCGCCGCCCGAGTCGGAGCGCGTCCACCCGCGCGACCGGGCCATCGTGGGCGAGGTCTCCTTCAACCTCGTCGACCCGGACTACGGGCAGCCGTATCCGCCCGGCCGCTACGCCGTCAAGATGCAGTGGAAGGACCTCTGGGGCGAGGGCTTCTTCGAGATCCAGGAACCCTCGGCCGTCGCGAAGCGCGAAGGGTCCGGCTGCGTCCAGGAAGGGTGCTGACGCGCGTCGGCTCAGGAATGGGAGGTGGACGCCCCCGCCGTTGGGAGGCTGATGAAAATGTGGGAGGCCGGCGGGGACGTCGTCGTTACGGGAGTAACGGTACGGCACCTCCATTCCTTACTCGCTTCGCTTCGTAGATAAAACTTGGCGAAGGCCGGGAACCCTGCCTGGTCAACCCCGCCGCCCCTGGGGAAACGGAAGGGTTCCTTTCGGCGTCCCCCGCGAACGCCTTATGTGGCAGAAGGGGCGTCGAAGGGCGTTTTGCGATGACGGCGGCGAATTGCGTGTCCCCGGTGGACGAGGCCCTCGCGGCCCGCCTCGAACCCGAGGTCGGGCGCTGGGCGCTCGACCGCTTCGGGGCCTTCACGCCCCCGCAGCGCGAGGCCGTTCCGAAGATCCTCGACGGCCGAAACGTCCTCATCTCCTCCCCCACGGGGTCCGGCAAGACGCTCTCCGCGTTCCTCGCCGCGCTCGACGGACTCGTGGGCCTCGCGAAGCGCGGCCGGCTCGAGGACCGCGTGCACCTCGTGTACGTCTCGCCGCTCAAGGCGCTGAACAACGACATCGAGCGCAACCTCGTCGAGCCCCTCACGGGCATCCGGCGCGAGCTGGACCGCGCCGGGGTCGAGGCGGCCGCGATCCGCGTCGGGGTCCGCACCGGCGACACGAGCCCCCGCGAGCGGGCCCGGCAGACCGCGAAACCCCCGCACGTCCTCATCACGACGCCCGAATCGCTCGCGATCCTCCTCTCGGCGCCGCGCTACGGCGAGCACCTCGCGGGCGCGCGGTGGGTCATCGTGGACGAGGTCCACGCCCTCGCGGAGTCGAAGCGCGGCGTCCACCTTGCGCTCTCGCTCGAGCGGCTCGAGGCCCGCGTCGTCGCGGCGGGCCGTCCGCCGCCCGTCCGCATCGGCCTTTCCGCGACGCTCTCGCCGCTCGACGCCGTCGCGCGCTTCCTCTTCGGCCCCGGCCGGGACGGGGACGTCGTGGACGTGCAGTACCTGAAGGACATCGACCTCAGCGTCGTGACGCCCGTCCCGGATCTCGTGCGCGCGACCGGCCCGGAGGTCATGGACGGCCTGTACCGGCTCCTCGACGGGCTCATCGAGAAGCACCGGACGACGCTCGTCTTCACGAACACGCGCGCCGGGACCGAGCGCCTCGTCCTCCACCTCAAGCAGCGGTACGGCCGGAAGTACGCCGACCTTGCGGGCCCGGGCGGACCGCCCGGAGGAGGCGCGGACGAAGCGCGCGTGGAGGGCCCCGACGCGGCCGAGGGGGGCGACCCCGTGACCGCGCCGTCCTCCTTCATCGCCGCGCACCACGGGTCGCTCTCGCGCGAGCGGCGCCACGAGGTCGAATCGCGCCTCAAGGCGGGCGATCTCAAGTGCGTCGTGTGCTCGACGTCGCTCGAGCTCGGCATCGACATCGGCTACGTCGACCTCGTCGTCCTGCTCGGAAGCCCGAAGGGCATCGCGCGGGCGCTGCAGCGCGTCGGCCGCAGCGGCCACAAGCTGGGAGAGACCTCGCGCGGGATCATCGTCCCGCTCGACCGCGACGACCTCGTGGAATCCGTGGTGCTCGCGCGCGAGGCCCGCGCGCGACGGCTCGACCGCGTGACCCTCCCCGCAAACGCGCTCGACGTGCTCGCGCAGCATCTCGTCGGCCTCAGCCTCGAGGGCGTGCAGGAGGCGGACGCGGTCTACGCGCTCGTTCGCCGCGCCGGCCCGTACGCGGACCTCCCGCGCGAGGATTTCGACGCGACGCTCCGCTACCTCGCGGGATCCGGACCCGGCCTCGAGGAGCGACGCATCTACGGCAAGGTCTGGTACGACGCGACGACGGGGCGATTCGGCCGCAAGGGTCGCATGGCGCGGCCCATCTACAGCCTGAACGTCGGCACCATCCCGGAAACGACGCACGCGGTCGTGTACGACGGCGAACGGTACGTGGGGCAGATCGAAGAGGCGTTCCTCGAGTCCCTGAACCCGGGCGACGTGTTCGTCCTCGGCGGGACGACGTGGGCGTTCCTCCGCGCGCAGGGCATGAAGGCGCAGGTGGCCTCGGCGAGCGGTCGCCGCCCGACCGTGCCCGCGTGGTCGAGCGAGAAGCTGCCGCTTGCGTACGACCTCGCCCGCGCCGTCGCGCGCTTCCGCGAGGAGGTCGGGAGCCTCCTCGCGACCCGGGGCCGCGACGTGGCGGAGGCGTTCGTGCGTGAAGCGTATCACGTGGATGCCGTGACGGCATCATCCATTCTCGCGTACTTCTCCGAGCAGGCGAGATTCGCGGCCGTTCCCGCGGCCGACGAGGTCCTCGTCGAGGAGTTCGTGGACGACGACCTCCGCCGCAACTACGTCGTCCACACCCTCCTCGGCCGGCGCGCGAACGAGGCGCTCGCCCGCGTCTTCGCCAAGCGCATCTCGGACCTCAAGGGCGTGAACGCACGCGTGCAGGTCGCGGATTCCGGCTTCATCATCGCCGTGCCGCGCGCCTGCGTGCTGACCGCGACGGACGTGCGCGGCCTGTTCTTCAGCGAAGTGCGGCGCGAGGCCCCCCGCGCCCTCGAAGGCACCGAGCTCCTCAAGCGCCGGTTCCGGCACGTCGCGACGCGCGCGTTCCTCATCCTGAGGAACTACGCGGGACGCGAGAAGAGCGTCGGACGGCAGCAGGTCAACTCGTTTGTCCTCTACCACGTCCTCAAGCGCCTGGACCCGGATTTCCCGGTCCTCAAGGAGCTCCGACGCGAGCTCGAGGACGACGCGCTCGACGTCGCGCGCGCGGAGGCCCTGACGCACGCCGTCCTGACGCGCCAGGCGAAGGTGACGCTCCTCAGGAACCGCAAGGCGCCCTCGCCCTTCGCCCACGGCCTCGTCGCGCTCGGCGCGACCGACACCGTCGTCATGGAGGACCGGAAGGCCTTCATGCTCGACCTGCACGAACGCGTCCTGGAGCTCCTCGAGCATGAAGCCGCCCGCCCCGCCTGAGATCCTCGACGGGGCCGCGCGCCTCCTCGCGCCCGGCGCCCTGCACCTTCCCGACGCGCGCGCGCTCGTCGTCGCCGACCTTCACCTCGGCTTCGAAGCCGCGCACGCCGCGCGCGGGGCGCTCATGCCGGTGGGCCACGCCGTCGCGACCGCGACAGCCCACGCCCGGGCGCTCGTCCGGGAGACGGGCGCGACGACGCTTGTCGTCGCCGGGGACTTCAAGCACGGCGCCGGGGCGCGCCGCCTCGACGAGGCCCGCGAGGTG
This window of the Candidatus Thermoplasmatota archaeon genome carries:
- the purF gene encoding amidophosphoribosyltransferase, producing the protein MHAREADGDEVFVDELEADRAPIRDHCGVAGLAAQGLSSAPPLYAMLRALQHRGQESAGITVIRKGGAATHKAMGLVENVFPREILNEPDSGVGIGHVRYSTTGGSFLENAQPVVVSSSAGDVAIAHNGDIVNSGQLREELKAKGWSFLTTNDTEVAVRLLANELAHTENRVKAIRNVVRRLTGSFSLVILVGGALFAVRDPLGIKPLCVGKLAGGAGHVVASESTALNAIGADLVRDVEPGEILEIAPEKIVPHPLGHRDEAAHCMFEYVYFARADSVIDQRPVYDVRHRIGHALATEAPADADIVVPVPDSGRTHALGYAAKSGLPFVEGLMKNRYVHRTFIMPDQKDRDQSVRMKLNPVRSQIQGKRVVLLDDSIVRGTTMRRIVAMLRDAGAREVHVRIGSPPIIAPCYLGIDMNTRQQLVAAEHPIAEIQKLIGADSLAYLSLDGLVKAIDLPRRDLCMGCLTGAYPVEIPGEQHRRQQRLF
- a CDS encoding DEAD/DEAH box helicase, which produces MTAANCVSPVDEALAARLEPEVGRWALDRFGAFTPPQREAVPKILDGRNVLISSPTGSGKTLSAFLAALDGLVGLAKRGRLEDRVHLVYVSPLKALNNDIERNLVEPLTGIRRELDRAGVEAAAIRVGVRTGDTSPRERARQTAKPPHVLITTPESLAILLSAPRYGEHLAGARWVIVDEVHALAESKRGVHLALSLERLEARVVAAGRPPPVRIGLSATLSPLDAVARFLFGPGRDGDVVDVQYLKDIDLSVVTPVPDLVRATGPEVMDGLYRLLDGLIEKHRTTLVFTNTRAGTERLVLHLKQRYGRKYADLAGPGGPPGGGADEARVEGPDAAEGGDPVTAPSSFIAAHHGSLSRERRHEVESRLKAGDLKCVVCSTSLELGIDIGYVDLVVLLGSPKGIARALQRVGRSGHKLGETSRGIIVPLDRDDLVESVVLAREARARRLDRVTLPANALDVLAQHLVGLSLEGVQEADAVYALVRRAGPYADLPREDFDATLRYLAGSGPGLEERRIYGKVWYDATTGRFGRKGRMARPIYSLNVGTIPETTHAVVYDGERYVGQIEEAFLESLNPGDVFVLGGTTWAFLRAQGMKAQVASASGRRPTVPAWSSEKLPLAYDLARAVARFREEVGSLLATRGRDVAEAFVREAYHVDAVTASSILAYFSEQARFAAVPAADEVLVEEFVDDDLRRNYVVHTLLGRRANEALARVFAKRISDLKGVNARVQVADSGFIIAVPRACVLTATDVRGLFFSEVRREAPRALEGTELLKRRFRHVATRAFLILRNYAGREKSVGRQQVNSFVLYHVLKRLDPDFPVLKELRRELEDDALDVARAEALTHAVLTRQAKVTLLRNRKAPSPFAHGLVALGATDTVVMEDRKAFMLDLHERVLELLEHEAARPA